The Mangifera indica cultivar Alphonso chromosome 12, CATAS_Mindica_2.1, whole genome shotgun sequence DNA window AATGTATCGAATGTGTACCTGAAGATTCTATCGAGTTCATTGTTTCAACATTTTATGACCAAGTTGTGACACTATCTACTCATCCTTATGGTTGTCGTGTCATACAGGTTAAAAAccctatttttttattgaacatTTTTTGTTATAGATATCATGACTAGGGATGGTCAAACTAAAACTTCCaatactaaatatataattttcatgtgACAGAGAGTCCTTGAGCATTGCCATGATTCGAAAACCCAACGTATAATGATGGATGAGATTCTATCTTCAGTTTGCATGTTGGCGCAAGATCAATATGGGAATTATGTTGTACAGGTTTGTTTTCTATCCCATCAGGGCTGAATGTACTTATGACATGACAATGCGGTTAATGGTGTGTTTATCAATGGTGTTATTTATTCCAAACTGATTAATTGAGCAATAACTCACAGTGATATACTTATTTTTACCTTATTCTTGATGTGCTGCACTTTGGAACATTTAAGCCCTTTATATGGCTGTTGAGCCAACTGAGTGGAAAAACCTATAACATTATATCGATGAACAAGGGAAGCAACAAAACACAGCATTGTTCAGAGAGCTGTTTTGATTCTGAAACTTATGTAAAAGTTCTGTTGGGTTGGGAGTTGAATGGGGAAAATGGTGGTCTTACTTTTGGGTTGGCAGAGAATGCAAGTTTTAGCAACTTGgcatttttttctcaaaaaagcTTTATAGACCAGTAAATGTTGAAGAAGTGAGGTGCAGAGCCCATGTGAAATATTAAGTTAGTCTTCCTTTCCGTGCTGAGGCTTTCAGGCTTGCCCTTTTGCTATTAAGTGACTGAAACTTTCTCTTTTGTCAGTTTCATTCCTTTATGTGCAAGTCTGTGGTGTTTGGTGTGCAAAATATTGTGTAATAACTATATTCTATGTCCTCCCTTTACCCCTCTTATTCCAAACTTCATAGTTGCTGCACTTCTGATTTCTTGTTTATAATGTCACAGCATGTACTGGAGCATGGAAAACCCCACGAGCGCTCagcaataattaaaaagttaacTGGGCAGATAGTTCAAATGAGTCAACAGAAGTTTGCCTCCAATGTTATAGAGAAGTGTTTAACTTTTGGAACTCCTGCAGAACGCCAGACTCTGGTGAATGAGATGCTTGGTTCAATTGATGAAAATGAACCTCTTCAGGTTTGTTGGTTTGCAACATGCTCATCATATTGCTTTTAACTTTATATTGTTTGGTTGTGTTGGTAATCTACTTAATAGGGGTCTtatactgattttttttttttttaaccttctGTTTATATCAGGTGATGATGAAAGATCAGTTTGCAAACTATGTTGTACAGAAAGTGCTGGAAACTTGTGATGACCAGCAACTTGAACTTATTCTCAACCGAATAAAGGTTCACTTGAATGCTTTAAAGAAGTATACTTATGGGAAGCATATAGTTGCACGTGTAGAGAAGCTTGTTGCAGCCGGGGGTATGTTTTCTCTTGCTTTATTTACGTTTTGGTTCTTTGCCATCTTCCAACCCTAGTAAAAGAACAAATTTATAACGGGGTGCTTTATATTTTACAGAAAGGAGGATTAGCATAATGACTCCACATCCTGCATAGAAGGCATAGAAAAGAAAGTTGTTGTACAGCTAACTGAGGATAGTATGAGTgcctctctcttttcttttcttttttctctttaatgtcTAGTATCAGCACCCATCTATTTATTTGGATAGATTGGAGAGCTGATcggaaataaaaaacaattgttGGTTGTACTAGAAACTGTACATTTGTTAGTTTGAGGATATACCTAGAATCAGGCTAGCTGTGGCACAGCTGGTGAAAAAAAAACTGATGCCCCAGAGAGATAATTTTACTGTACAAGTTTCATGGGTGTAAAAAATGAGGTAGCAAAATTGTGATTGTGACTGTACAAAAAAGTTGTTAGGTGGCGACAGCTTGTCTTTGggagagtttgattttttttttttctgatgtatggatttttttttttttttgtttaaggaACCTTTTTTCTCCATATGATGGTTCAGTGCCTTACCTTAGGCATAATATTGATGCATTGTTTTGGTTATTGGCTATTTTATTCTATGCTGGTTTCATGGAATCATGGATTGAATGCATGATTGTTGATTGTTGATTGAGATCATAGGGACTATGGCTATAAGAATCACTTGAGTTTAACTAGAGAGAAGTTGCCTAGGACATTTTCAAGTTTTACTCGAGAAATCAGAAATTTATGGTGTAGATTTATGTGTCCATTCACAGGGAAAATTGATTATCgttcaaagttttataaaaagACAGCACTATTTCTTTTTACAGAATTAGTCATTTTTCTAAGAGTCGTTTTCTGTAGTTTCAGATGTATTGTATTGTGAGACTTGAGAAATGCTTAATACTGGAACTTCATGAATGCGAGATTGAGACTGTATTGGAGGTCTAAGATTTGTGATATGACAattaaaatgtttgattttaagGTAGATCGGTCCGTTACTCAAAAGTTGATGTTGTAACTTATAAGAGTTCCTCGCACTGCACTATGGACTAAAGGTTGGATAATTCTTTATGCCATTGACTTTCATGTAAATAACGTGGTTAGCTATTCGAGTTAGTTGTCTTATAGTGTTGTTTCAGTGAGTATGACTGAGAAGTTTGAGTGCACGGTATAATATGCTCAAGGATTTGCATAATTATTCAAGCACAGCTTCCAAAAGCCATCAGCTCATTGTAACTTGAAAATAACTGTACACTTTCCAACTTCGGATATTCAGTATGGCTTTGCCATTCGTTTTCCTCTTGTAAGTGTGTCTAGTGTAATCGACATACTTGATCTTTTTTGTATAGCTCGGGGTGACGCTAATCATCCACCATTGATTCCAGTGGACCAATTTCCAGTCTGCGTTTGGCATGATAAATGTAGCTATTGAAATTCTTGCTTTAGCCAAATTTGTGACAGGCCATATGATGTTGCTATACAATACAAGTAATAATGTAGGTGGCTGGGAGAATGAGAACCCCTGGAAAGTCCTTGGAGTTAAATTATTGTTGGACATTGTTTATGGATATCAAGCGGTGGCAATTTACTTTGGAGTTTTggaacaggaaaaaaaaggcCTTGATTAAGACTCGTGTCTAACAGAATTTCCAACATATGATCTTGTTGGAATATCATAGGAAGTTATTTAATTGGGTGGATTGTGCTTCTCCAATAATTGATAGGCTGCCCTTGTCATTTATCAGAATTTATAAACCACTCTGTAAAGCAATAGATCAGTGGGCTGAGACAAAACGAGAAGAAATCTTCATTCTTCTACAAATTTCAGTTGACATTAAATTCAACTACACATTTGGCGATCGCTCATGATATAAACTGAATCATAACTAGAAATCCAGTTACAAGCACTGGAAACAATATCAgtaattattccatcaatttgGAGGACAAAATGTTATGACATAATGAGGAGCCCTGCAAGTTTTCAGACCTGTGGAATCATCATAGGCGTAGCTATATGCCCTGGGGCAAATTGCTTTAAATAGAGTGGAAAAAATAGTCGGCTTGCAGCTTTTTGGATTTGCAAACTCCCCAGTGCAACAATACCTATCGGATTTTGCAGCAATACATGCACTCTTGCAAGCTACCACTTTCCCTTGTCGCTTCACAATCAAATTAGTAGGGCAGCAGATGTTCAAATCAGCCTCACATGCTGCAACTCCACAGCCTGCACTGCTACCTACAGGTGCCATTGAAACAGGAACATTGAATCCATCAACGAGACTCACATCATAGTAATGCAAGGAAGATTCCATGGTGCCAAGAGTCATTTCTACTACTGTTGCGGGGGGGACTCCGCCGACACCATTGCATTGCAGGAGACCGGCGCAGTCCCCAGTTAGGCATGAGCCTTTGCTGGTTGTTTGGTTGAAACAACAACCTTGTCTTGGCCAGATTCTGCCTGACCATTTATGAGGGACTTCAAGAACTGTTTGCTCCCCACTGAAGAGACGGAAGCCGCCTTTGTGAGGAGTTTCATGCCCAGTAGTTCCGAGGATTCCAGGCCATATGCTTTCTTTGCAGTTGTTTACTAGTATGAGTTGAATGCCATCTGCAAGAAAAAGGTCCAAAAGAAATATTttggtaagaaaaaaaaaaagataaattcatAAGGTTTTTGCGAGTGGGAAAGAGAGTACCTGATAATGAGATTGAGGACAGTATCCAGAGAGAGAAGAAGCAGAAAAGAAGTGAAGAATTTGGCATCTGTTTTGAACTTCTGAAATGGGCGTTGGTGGTTTCATTACCATATAAGCAAGTGAATCGTGATGGTGCATGTGAGAGAGAGGTGCatgtttccttctttttctccaCTTTGAAAGACTTGCAGCTTTTGATAACCGCTTGTTCAGAAACGGTTTGTGAACAAAGCAAaagagaatttttcttttttttctgtaaaagtTTGCAGTTGATTTTTTCATAAAGGTAAAAACATTACCTTTCCACAACGAAAATGGCAGATGAGTAAACCCTGCTGATGATTTTCCTACAttggtttattaaaaaaagggtGTACAAAGTATCAAATCTACCATTTCCATACGAAAATAGAATGAATTTGAAGTAACAAATGTTGCTTGTGCCTTTTTAACGTAAGATTCTATTCTTCCTGTCAAAGAATCCTTTTACATAATGTGATAGATGGATAAAGCCTGTTTCAAATAAACAAGGAAACCTGTTCCCACGTGTCAGGTTTCACTTTCATGTGCTTATGttcataaaattcaattaaactcTGCACTAATCACAATTCAATCATGTCAATAGTATAAAGCTGAGAACTTCATAAACCATTGaatgattataattaattttgaatttagctTACTGGGTATTCAACTCAGATCAATCGCATGTAAAAgcagattaaaattaaattttatatctttctGGGTGACCTTGGAT harbors:
- the LOC123192836 gene encoding thaumatin-like protein, giving the protein MPNSSLLFCFFSLWILSSISLSDGIQLILVNNCKESIWPGILGTTGHETPHKGGFRLFSGEQTVLEVPHKWSGRIWPRQGCCFNQTTSKGSCLTGDCAGLLQCNGVGGVPPATVVEMTLGTMESSLHYYDVSLVDGFNVPVSMAPVGSSAGCGVAACEADLNICCPTNLIVKRQGKVVACKSACIAAKSDRYCCTGEFANPKSCKPTIFSTLFKAICPRAYSYAYDDSTGLKTCRAPHYVITFCPPN